A single genomic interval of Mycobacterium sp. DL592 harbors:
- a CDS encoding alpha/beta family hydrolase: MSPGLDDIDGIAHEPAGTPAGVVVLTHGAGGNRDSPMLIRICDQWASRGWLAVRYNLPYRRRRPKGPPSGSAAGDRDGIVEAIILARTLADGPVIAGGHSYGGRQTSMVVAEHPDLVGLLTPFSYPLHPPGKPERLRTEHFSAISVPTVFTQGSADPFGTIEELRQAVRLIPAPVQIVEVSGARHDLGSKTLDVPALAVDAALKALP, translated from the coding sequence ATGAGCCCGGGCCTGGACGACATCGACGGCATCGCGCACGAGCCGGCCGGCACCCCGGCCGGCGTGGTGGTGCTCACCCACGGCGCCGGCGGAAACCGCGACTCGCCGATGCTGATCCGGATCTGCGACCAGTGGGCGTCCCGCGGTTGGCTGGCGGTGCGCTACAACCTGCCCTACCGGCGGCGTCGGCCCAAGGGACCGCCGTCGGGGTCGGCGGCCGGGGACCGCGACGGCATCGTCGAGGCCATCATCCTGGCCCGCACCCTGGCCGACGGCCCGGTGATCGCCGGCGGGCACTCCTACGGCGGCAGGCAGACCTCGATGGTCGTCGCCGAGCATCCCGATCTGGTGGGGTTGCTCACACCGTTCTCCTATCCGCTGCACCCGCCGGGCAAGCCCGAGCGGCTGCGCACCGAGCACTTCTCGGCGATCTCGGTGCCGACGGTGTTCACCCAGGGCAGCGCCGACCCGTTCGGGACCATCGAGGAACTGCGCCAGGCCGTCCGTCTCATCCCGGCTCCCGTGCAGATCGTCGAGGTCAGCGGGGCACGCCACGATCTGGGGTCCAAGACGCTCGACGTGCCCGCACTGGCCGTCGACGCGGCCTTGAAGGCACTGCCCTAG
- a CDS encoding M28 family metallopeptidase, protein MRTSTLGAVKRTYPTVMTWLAVLAAAVALTGCSRPAVTATPVPAGKPAAEFAEALRKQVSVDALVAHLQKLQDIANANNGTRAVGTPGFDASIDYVAGVLRGKGFDVQTPEFTTRIFQTGKTEMTVGGATVEARALEFSPGTPPAGVSGSLVAAPADETPGCAAADYAGLPVRGAIVLVDRGSCPFAEKQAIAAKEGAVAMVVANNVDEQHMGATLGENTDATIPVVGVSKADGQRLRANPGPTTIKLEATTKTVTARNVIAQTKTGSAGDVVVVGAHLDSVPAGPGINDNGSGVAAVLETATQLGPNPPVKNAVRFAFWGAEELGTVGSTKYIESLTVEQLKDIALYLNFDMIGSPNPGYFTYDGDQSTAPGRNETVPRVPEGSPGIERTLVAYLKAAGKPAQDTSFDGRSDYEAFTMAGIPAGGLFSGAEENKTEEQQKLWGGTANAPFDPNYHKPTDTLDHIDRPCLEIQGGGVAFAVGLYAQDISGRNGVPVRDDRTRHLLTEP, encoded by the coding sequence ATGCGAACGTCTACCCTGGGCGCAGTGAAGCGCACTTACCCGACGGTGATGACCTGGCTGGCCGTGCTGGCCGCCGCCGTCGCCCTGACCGGCTGCAGCAGACCGGCTGTCACCGCCACACCGGTCCCCGCCGGCAAGCCCGCCGCCGAGTTCGCCGAGGCATTACGCAAACAGGTCAGCGTCGACGCCCTGGTGGCGCACCTGCAGAAGCTGCAGGACATCGCCAACGCCAACAACGGCACGCGGGCGGTGGGAACGCCGGGGTTCGACGCCAGCATCGACTATGTCGCCGGTGTGCTGCGCGGCAAGGGCTTCGACGTGCAGACCCCCGAGTTCACCACCCGCATCTTCCAGACCGGCAAGACCGAGATGACCGTCGGCGGCGCCACCGTGGAGGCCCGTGCGCTCGAGTTCAGCCCGGGCACGCCGCCCGCGGGCGTCAGCGGCTCGCTGGTCGCCGCGCCGGCCGACGAGACCCCGGGCTGCGCGGCCGCCGACTACGCCGGCCTACCGGTGCGCGGAGCGATCGTCCTGGTGGACCGGGGCAGCTGCCCGTTCGCCGAGAAGCAGGCGATCGCCGCCAAGGAAGGCGCGGTGGCGATGGTGGTGGCCAACAATGTCGACGAGCAACATATGGGCGCCACCCTCGGCGAGAACACCGACGCCACGATCCCGGTGGTCGGGGTGAGCAAGGCCGACGGCCAGCGGCTACGCGCCAACCCCGGGCCGACCACGATCAAGCTCGAGGCGACCACCAAGACCGTCACCGCCCGCAACGTGATCGCCCAGACCAAGACCGGCTCGGCAGGCGACGTCGTGGTGGTCGGCGCGCACCTGGACAGCGTCCCGGCCGGTCCCGGGATCAACGACAATGGGTCCGGCGTGGCGGCCGTCCTGGAGACGGCCACCCAGCTCGGTCCCAATCCGCCGGTGAAGAACGCCGTGCGGTTCGCGTTCTGGGGTGCCGAGGAACTCGGGACCGTGGGGTCCACCAAGTACATCGAGTCGCTCACTGTCGAGCAGCTCAAGGACATTGCGCTCTACCTCAACTTCGACATGATCGGCTCGCCGAACCCCGGCTACTTCACCTACGACGGTGACCAGTCCACTGCACCGGGCCGCAACGAGACCGTGCCCCGGGTGCCCGAGGGGTCACCGGGTATCGAACGCACGTTGGTCGCCTACCTCAAGGCGGCCGGAAAGCCCGCCCAGGACACCTCTTTCGACGGCCGCTCTGACTACGAGGCGTTCACCATGGCCGGTATCCCCGCCGGTGGGCTGTTCTCCGGCGCCGAGGAGAACAAGACCGAGGAGCAGCAGAAGCTGTGGGGCGGCACCGCCAATGCGCCGTTTGACCCGAACTACCACAAGCCGACCGACACCCTGGACCACATCGACCGGCCCTGCCTGGAAATCCAGGGCGGCGGTGTGGCGTTCGCGGTGGGTCTCTATGCCCAGGACATCTCCGGCCGCAACGGCGTCCCGGTCCGTGACGACCGCACCCGCCACCTACTCACCGAACCCTGA
- the thiC gene encoding phosphomethylpyrimidine synthase ThiC has protein sequence MTELFVDPTVTTGPIAGSVKGYLQLEDGARVPFRRVSTADGEHLDLYDTSGPYTDPNAVIDLRAGLAPRAGVVTDRGTQLQRARTGEITAEMAFIAAREGVPAELVRSEVAAGRAVIPANHNHPESEPMIIGKAFGVKVNANIGNSAVTSSIGEEVDKMVWAIRWGADTIMDLSTGADIHTTREWILRNSPVPVGTVPIYQALEKVNGDPTRLSWEVYRDTVIEQCEQGVDYMTVHAGVLLRHIPLTVQRVTGIVSRGGSIMAAWCLAHHRESFLYTNFGELCEMLARYDVTFSLGDGLRPGSIADANDAAQFAELRTLGELTTIAKSHGVQVMIEGPGHVPMHKIVENVRLEEELCEEAPFYTLGPLATDIAPGYDHITSAIGAAIIAQAGTAMLCYVTPKEHLGLPNRKDVKDGVIAYKIAAHAADLAKGHPRAQQRDDALSKARFEFRWKDQFALSLDPDTARDFHDETLPAEPAKTAHFCSMCGPKFCSMRITQDIREAMAAKSDEFAAHGNRVYIPLENSQP, from the coding sequence ATGACCGAACTTTTTGTCGACCCCACCGTCACCACGGGCCCCATCGCGGGCAGCGTGAAGGGGTACCTCCAGCTCGAGGACGGCGCCCGGGTTCCGTTTCGCCGGGTGAGCACCGCCGACGGCGAGCACCTCGACCTGTACGACACCTCCGGGCCGTACACCGACCCGAACGCCGTGATCGACCTGCGCGCCGGGCTGGCGCCCCGAGCGGGCGTGGTCACCGACCGCGGGACACAGCTGCAAAGGGCACGCACCGGCGAGATCACCGCGGAGATGGCCTTCATCGCCGCCCGCGAAGGCGTGCCCGCCGAGCTGGTGCGCTCGGAGGTCGCGGCCGGTCGCGCGGTGATCCCGGCCAACCACAACCACCCCGAATCCGAACCGATGATCATCGGCAAAGCGTTCGGGGTGAAGGTCAACGCCAACATCGGCAACTCCGCGGTGACGTCGTCGATCGGCGAAGAGGTCGACAAGATGGTGTGGGCCATCCGCTGGGGCGCCGACACGATCATGGACCTGTCCACCGGAGCCGACATCCACACCACCCGGGAATGGATCCTGCGCAACTCCCCCGTCCCGGTCGGCACGGTCCCGATCTACCAGGCCCTCGAGAAGGTCAACGGCGATCCGACCCGGCTGAGCTGGGAGGTCTACCGCGACACCGTGATCGAACAGTGCGAGCAGGGTGTGGACTACATGACGGTGCATGCCGGGGTGCTGCTGCGGCACATCCCGCTGACCGTGCAGCGGGTCACCGGGATCGTCAGCCGGGGCGGCTCCATCATGGCCGCTTGGTGCCTGGCCCATCATCGAGAGTCGTTCCTGTACACCAACTTCGGTGAACTCTGCGAGATGCTCGCGCGCTACGACGTGACCTTCTCACTGGGCGACGGGCTGCGCCCGGGATCGATCGCCGACGCCAACGACGCGGCCCAGTTCGCCGAACTACGCACCCTCGGCGAACTGACCACGATCGCGAAATCCCATGGTGTGCAGGTGATGATCGAGGGTCCCGGCCATGTGCCGATGCACAAGATCGTCGAGAACGTCCGGCTCGAAGAGGAGCTGTGCGAGGAGGCCCCGTTCTACACCCTCGGCCCGCTGGCCACCGACATCGCACCGGGCTATGACCACATCACCTCGGCGATCGGTGCGGCGATCATCGCCCAGGCCGGCACCGCGATGCTGTGTTACGTCACCCCCAAGGAGCATCTGGGCCTGCCCAACCGCAAGGACGTCAAGGACGGGGTGATCGCCTACAAGATCGCCGCGCACGCCGCCGACCTGGCCAAGGGTCACCCGCGGGCCCAGCAGCGCGACGACGCGCTGTCCAAGGCGCGCTTCGAGTTCCGCTGGAAAGACCAGTTCGCCCTGTCGCTGGACCCCGACACCGCCCGCGACTTCCACGACGAGACGCTGCCTGCCGAACCGGCCAAGACCGCGCACTTCTGTTCGATGTGCGGCCCGAAGTTCTGCTCGATGCGCATCACCCAGGACATCCGGGAGGCGATGGCGGCCAAATCCGACGAGTTCGCCGCACACGGCAACCGGGTGTACATCCCTCTGGAAAACTCACAGCCGTGA
- a CDS encoding uracil-xanthine permease family protein, which yields MIPLTWTRVDSRPGDNLVVGPDQRLSWPRTVGLGAQHVVAMFGATFLVPVLTGFPPATTLLFSGVGTLLFLVVTGNRLPSYLGSSFSVIAPVTAAVASHGSGSALGGLVAVGVLLILIGVTVQVVGTRWIEVTLPPVVTGAIVALIGFNLAPAAKTNFEKGPLVGIVTLVLLVAALAFFRGILGRLAIFLAVAVGYLLALALGEVDTSGIAAAGWVGLPTFQTPTFTLAVLPMFLPAVIALVAENIGHVKSVGQMTGVDTDPLTGRALAADGVSTVLAGLGGGSATTTYAENIGVMAATRVYSTAAYWVAGVTAILLALCPKVGAAISAIPAGVLGGATIVLYGLVGVLGVRIWLTNQVDFGLPINQMTAAIALIIGIADFTWHIGSLTFTGIALGSIAALVVYHGMRALGAVRATSGPTIESAHRSR from the coding sequence GTGATCCCGCTGACTTGGACGCGCGTCGACTCCCGGCCCGGCGACAACCTGGTCGTCGGCCCCGATCAGCGGCTGAGCTGGCCGCGCACGGTGGGCCTCGGGGCCCAACACGTGGTCGCGATGTTCGGGGCGACGTTCCTGGTGCCGGTGCTGACCGGCTTCCCGCCGGCCACCACCCTGCTGTTCTCCGGTGTCGGCACACTGCTGTTCCTGGTGGTCACCGGCAACCGGCTACCGAGTTACCTGGGGTCGAGCTTCTCAGTGATCGCGCCGGTGACCGCCGCGGTGGCCTCCCACGGTTCCGGCAGCGCGCTGGGCGGTCTGGTCGCCGTCGGGGTGCTGCTGATCCTGATCGGCGTCACTGTGCAGGTGGTGGGGACGCGCTGGATCGAGGTGACGCTGCCGCCGGTGGTCACCGGCGCCATCGTCGCGCTCATCGGGTTCAACCTCGCGCCCGCGGCCAAGACGAACTTCGAGAAGGGCCCGCTGGTCGGCATCGTCACCCTGGTGTTGCTGGTGGCGGCGCTGGCGTTCTTCCGCGGCATCCTGGGCCGGCTGGCGATCTTCCTCGCGGTCGCCGTCGGCTACCTGCTGGCGCTGGCGCTCGGCGAGGTCGACACGTCCGGCATCGCCGCAGCGGGCTGGGTGGGGTTACCGACGTTCCAGACGCCCACCTTCACCCTGGCCGTGTTGCCGATGTTCCTGCCCGCGGTGATCGCGCTGGTCGCCGAGAACATCGGCCATGTGAAGTCAGTCGGCCAGATGACCGGGGTCGACACCGACCCGCTGACCGGACGCGCCCTGGCCGCCGATGGTGTTTCCACCGTGCTGGCCGGCCTGGGCGGCGGGTCGGCCACCACCACCTATGCCGAGAACATCGGGGTGATGGCGGCCACCCGGGTCTACTCCACCGCGGCGTACTGGGTGGCCGGGGTGACGGCGATCCTGTTGGCGTTGTGTCCCAAGGTCGGCGCCGCGATCTCGGCGATCCCAGCCGGTGTGCTCGGCGGTGCGACGATCGTGCTGTACGGGCTCGTGGGGGTGCTCGGGGTGCGGATCTGGCTGACCAATCAGGTGGACTTCGGCCTACCGATCAACCAGATGACGGCCGCGATCGCGCTCATCATCGGCATCGCCGACTTCACCTGGCACATCGGCAGTCTCACGTTCACCGGAATCGCCCTGGGTTCGATCGCAGCGTTGGTGGTCTACCACGGTATGCGGGCCCTAGGCGCGGTGCGCGCGACCTCCGGGCCGACCATCGAGTCTGCGCACAGATCGCGCTGA
- the thiD gene encoding bifunctional hydroxymethylpyrimidine kinase/phosphomethylpyrimidine kinase has translation MNFLPLTPPTQTPPRVLTIAGSDSGGGAGIQADMRTFALLGVHSLVAVTAVTIQNSLGVKGFHEIPTDIIAGQIEAVATDIGVQAAKTGMLASSAIIETVAGTWRDLGLAGTTPFVVDPVCASMHGDPLLHPSALETLRTELFPLASLVTPNLDEVRLIVGIDVVDEQTQRDAAKALHALGPQWALVKGGHLRGSTHSPDLLYNGTDFHEFDAPRVDTGHDHGAGDTLGAATACALAHGYSMPEAVAFGKAWVTECLRAAYPLGAGHGPVSALWRLQA, from the coding sequence GTGAACTTCCTGCCGTTGACCCCGCCGACCCAGACCCCGCCGCGGGTCCTGACGATCGCCGGATCCGACTCCGGGGGCGGTGCGGGCATCCAGGCCGATATGCGCACCTTCGCCCTGCTCGGCGTGCACTCGCTGGTGGCCGTCACCGCCGTCACCATTCAGAACTCGCTGGGCGTCAAGGGTTTTCACGAGATTCCCACCGATATCATCGCCGGGCAGATCGAGGCGGTGGCCACCGACATCGGGGTGCAGGCCGCCAAAACGGGCATGCTGGCGTCCTCGGCGATCATCGAGACCGTCGCGGGCACCTGGCGCGACCTGGGCCTGGCCGGCACCACCCCGTTCGTCGTCGACCCGGTCTGCGCCTCCATGCACGGCGATCCGCTGCTGCATCCGTCGGCGCTGGAGACGCTGCGCACCGAGCTGTTCCCGCTGGCCAGCCTGGTCACCCCGAACCTCGACGAGGTGCGGCTGATCGTTGGGATCGACGTCGTCGACGAGCAGACCCAGCGCGACGCCGCCAAGGCCCTGCATGCGCTCGGCCCGCAGTGGGCGCTAGTCAAGGGCGGCCACCTGCGCGGGTCGACACACAGCCCGGATCTGCTCTACAACGGCACCGACTTCCACGAGTTCGACGCCCCGCGCGTGGACACCGGGCACGACCACGGTGCCGGTGACACCCTGGGCGCGGCCACCGCTTGCGCACTGGCGCACGGCTATTCGATGCCTGAGGCGGTGGCCTTTGGCAAGGCGTGGGTGACCGAGTGCCTGCGCGCCGCCTACCCGCTGGGCGCCGGGCACGGGCCGGTGTCGGCGCTGTGGCGGCTGCAAGCATGA
- a CDS encoding NAD(P)/FAD-dependent oxidoreductase: MTEQQFDAIIVGAGFAGIGAAIQLKRLGFDDFVILDREDDLGGTWYVNHYPGLTVDVPTTTYSYFFEPNPNWDRLFSTGAEIKQYADDVSAKYDIRRHMRFNSAVDSARWDEDAALWRVTLAGGDSLAARYLITATGFLSQPKTPEIPGIENFEGTVIHTADWDNSFDSAGRRIGIIGTGATAVQVIPELAKDAADLTVYQRTAIYVVPKVDIRFSARAKRLFARVPLTQRAIRTITDSLYEWMVYVGVLRQKHFGRITIAAADLAKMWRFATIRDKELRRKLTPDYDFGCKRPTFSNKYYRTFTKPNVHLQTSGIDHVEADGIVANDGTKAAIDTLVLATGFDIWEANFPAFEVIGRDGRNLGKWWRETRFQAYQGVSVPYFPNFLSLASPYAFLGLNFFNSMEYQMRHMDRLLGEVKRRGATTFEITEDANSRYLDRMTELLGDTLFANGNCGSARSYYFNPSGEATLLRPMSTRTAVREATTYPISDYHIS, from the coding sequence ATGACCGAGCAGCAGTTCGACGCGATCATCGTCGGCGCCGGTTTCGCCGGAATCGGCGCGGCAATCCAGCTGAAGCGCCTGGGCTTCGACGATTTCGTGATCCTGGACCGTGAGGACGACCTGGGCGGGACCTGGTACGTCAACCACTACCCCGGACTGACCGTCGACGTGCCCACCACCACGTACTCCTACTTCTTCGAGCCCAACCCGAACTGGGACCGGCTGTTCTCCACCGGGGCCGAGATCAAGCAGTACGCCGACGACGTGTCCGCCAAGTACGACATCCGGCGGCACATGCGGTTCAACTCGGCCGTGGACAGCGCCCGCTGGGACGAGGACGCCGCCCTGTGGCGGGTCACGCTGGCCGGCGGGGACAGCCTGGCCGCGCGCTATCTGATCACCGCGACCGGGTTCCTGTCACAGCCCAAGACCCCCGAGATCCCGGGTATCGAGAACTTCGAAGGCACAGTTATCCACACCGCCGACTGGGACAACTCCTTCGACTCGGCCGGGCGCAGGATCGGCATCATCGGCACCGGGGCCACCGCCGTGCAGGTGATCCCGGAGCTGGCCAAGGATGCCGCCGACCTCACCGTCTACCAGCGGACCGCGATCTACGTCGTGCCCAAGGTGGATATCAGGTTCTCGGCGCGGGCCAAACGGCTGTTCGCCCGGGTGCCGCTGACGCAGCGGGCCATCCGCACGATCACCGACTCGCTCTACGAGTGGATGGTCTACGTCGGGGTACTGCGCCAGAAGCACTTCGGGCGGATCACCATCGCCGCCGCCGACCTGGCCAAGATGTGGCGGTTCGCGACCATCCGGGACAAGGAACTGCGCCGCAAGCTCACCCCGGACTACGACTTCGGTTGCAAGCGGCCAACGTTCTCCAACAAGTACTACCGCACCTTCACCAAGCCCAACGTGCACCTGCAGACCAGCGGGATCGACCATGTCGAGGCCGACGGCATCGTGGCCAACGACGGCACCAAGGCCGCGATCGACACCCTGGTTCTGGCAACGGGTTTCGACATCTGGGAAGCGAACTTCCCGGCCTTCGAGGTGATCGGCCGCGACGGCCGCAACCTCGGGAAGTGGTGGCGGGAGACCCGGTTCCAGGCCTACCAGGGCGTGTCAGTGCCGTACTTCCCGAACTTCCTGAGCCTGGCCAGCCCGTATGCGTTCCTCGGCCTGAACTTCTTCAACTCGATGGAATACCAGATGCGGCACATGGACCGCCTGCTGGGCGAGGTCAAGCGCCGCGGCGCAACCACATTCGAGATCACCGAGGATGCCAACAGCCGCTACCTCGACCGCATGACCGAGCTTCTCGGAGACACCTTGTTCGCCAACGGCAACTGCGGCTCGGCGCGGTCGTACTATTTCAATCCCAGTGGTGAGGCAACATTGCTGCGGCCGATGTCCACGCGTACCGCGGTGCGTGAGGCCACGACCTATCCGATCAGCGACTACCACATCAGTTAG
- a CDS encoding MFS transporter codes for MTTEIDAADIETDRRRRRMDHDHPHYKWVVLSNTTLGILLAAVNASIVLISLPAIFRGIGLNPLAPGNVSYLLWMLMGYLVVTAVLVVPFGRLGDMFGRVKMYNIGFVVFTLAAIALSFDPFHLDAGAIWLIGWRVIQGIGGAMLMSSSSAILTDAFPANQRGMALGVNMVAAVAGSFLGLLIGGVLSEIHWQAVFWVGVPIGIIGTIWSMRSLKELGVRNPGKMDWAGTVTFGVGLTVLLIGITYGIQPYGDSTTGWTNPLVLGSIIGGLLLLVVFCLIELRVAEPMVDIRLFRSAAFGMGNLAGLMSSVGRGGLQFMLIIWLQGIWLPLHGYSFESTPLWAGIYLLPATFGFLAAAPIAGSLADRFGSRPFTVGGMVLMAVTFVALLMIPVNFNYWVFAVLVFLNGLGGGIFTAPNTAAIMSSVPAAQRGAASGVRATFFNAGSSLSIGIFFSLMIVGLAGTLPDAMSRGLQAQGVSAAVAQDVANLPPVGSLFAAFLGYNPIAELLAPHGALNQPGVNTEVLTGKTFFPNLIIEPFHAGLVVVFGAAALMMVIGAIASLFNPGRYAEDFVAD; via the coding sequence GTGACCACCGAGATCGACGCCGCCGATATCGAAACCGACCGCCGCCGGCGGCGGATGGACCACGACCATCCCCACTACAAGTGGGTCGTCCTGTCCAACACCACGCTGGGCATCCTGCTGGCTGCCGTCAACGCCTCGATCGTCCTGATCTCCCTGCCCGCGATCTTCCGCGGCATCGGGCTGAACCCGCTGGCCCCCGGCAACGTCAGCTACCTGCTGTGGATGCTGATGGGCTACCTGGTGGTGACCGCGGTCCTGGTGGTGCCGTTCGGCCGACTGGGTGACATGTTCGGCCGGGTCAAGATGTACAACATCGGCTTCGTGGTGTTTACCCTGGCCGCCATCGCGCTGTCGTTCGATCCGTTCCATCTCGATGCTGGGGCGATCTGGCTGATCGGGTGGCGAGTGATCCAGGGGATCGGCGGGGCGATGCTGATGTCCTCGTCGTCGGCCATCCTCACCGACGCGTTCCCCGCCAATCAGCGCGGAATGGCATTGGGCGTCAACATGGTTGCCGCCGTTGCGGGTTCGTTCCTCGGGTTGTTGATCGGCGGCGTGCTCTCCGAGATCCACTGGCAGGCGGTGTTCTGGGTCGGCGTGCCCATCGGCATCATCGGCACCATCTGGAGCATGCGGTCCCTGAAGGAACTCGGGGTGCGCAATCCCGGGAAGATGGACTGGGCAGGCACCGTCACCTTCGGCGTCGGGCTGACCGTCCTGCTCATCGGAATCACCTACGGAATCCAGCCCTACGGCGACTCGACGACCGGCTGGACCAACCCACTGGTGCTCGGCTCGATCATCGGCGGACTGCTGCTGCTGGTGGTGTTCTGTCTCATCGAACTGCGCGTCGCGGAGCCGATGGTCGACATCCGGTTGTTCCGGTCCGCGGCGTTCGGCATGGGAAACCTCGCCGGGTTGATGTCCTCGGTGGGCCGCGGCGGCCTGCAATTCATGCTCATCATCTGGCTGCAGGGCATCTGGCTTCCCTTGCACGGCTACAGCTTTGAATCCACCCCGCTGTGGGCGGGCATCTATCTACTGCCCGCCACATTCGGGTTCCTCGCCGCCGCACCGATCGCGGGGTCGCTGGCCGACCGATTCGGATCCCGGCCCTTCACCGTCGGCGGCATGGTACTGATGGCGGTGACGTTCGTGGCGCTGCTGATGATCCCGGTGAACTTCAACTACTGGGTGTTCGCCGTGCTGGTGTTCCTCAACGGTCTCGGCGGCGGCATCTTCACCGCGCCCAACACCGCAGCGATCATGTCCAGTGTTCCGGCCGCCCAACGCGGGGCCGCCTCCGGCGTGCGAGCGACGTTCTTCAACGCCGGCTCGTCGCTGTCGATCGGCATCTTCTTCTCCCTGATGATCGTGGGACTTGCGGGCACCCTGCCCGATGCGATGAGCCGCGGACTGCAGGCCCAAGGCGTGTCGGCCGCGGTGGCCCAGGACGTGGCCAACCTGCCGCCGGTCGGCAGCCTGTTCGCGGCATTCCTCGGCTACAACCCGATCGCCGAACTGCTTGCGCCACACGGCGCACTCAACCAGCCCGGTGTCAATACCGAAGTGCTGACCGGAAAGACGTTCTTCCCGAACCTCATCATCGAGCCGTTCCACGCCGGATTGGTCGTCGTGTTCGGCGCCGCCGCACTGATGATGGTGATCGGCGCGATCGCCTCGCTGTTCAACCCCGGCCGCTACGCCGAGGACTTCGTCGCCGACTAG
- a CDS encoding APC family permease, translating into MPPVSNLQRRLGTGDAVVIGLGSMIGAGIFVALTPAAAAAGSWLLVGLALAGAVAYCNATSSAWLAARYPTSGGTYVYGRERLGPFWGYLAGWSFVVGKTASCAAMALTVGFYVWPQYAHAVAVAAVVALTAVNYRGVQKSALLTRIIVAVVLAVLAGVIVAVGFSGVAETGRLALGDGTLLGVLQAAGLLFFAFAGYARIATLGEEVRDPARTIPRAIPIALGLTLVVYAAVAVTVLSVLGPDRLATAAAPLADAVRAAGAGWLEPVVRAGAAVAALGSLLSLILGVSRTTLAMARDRHLPAGLAAVHPRFGVPHRAEVAVGVVVAALAAVADLRGVIGFSSFAVLVYYAIANASAWTLGLRRVIPAAGLVGCVVLAFALPAQSVVVGAAVLVLGAVVYAVRRAR; encoded by the coding sequence ATGCCGCCGGTGAGCAATCTGCAACGGCGGCTAGGCACGGGCGACGCCGTCGTCATCGGACTGGGGTCAATGATCGGCGCCGGCATCTTCGTCGCGCTGACCCCGGCTGCGGCAGCGGCGGGTTCGTGGCTGCTGGTCGGCCTCGCGCTGGCCGGGGCGGTGGCCTACTGCAACGCCACCTCCTCGGCATGGCTGGCCGCCCGCTATCCGACCTCTGGCGGAACCTACGTCTACGGCCGCGAACGGCTCGGCCCGTTCTGGGGGTATCTGGCCGGGTGGAGTTTCGTGGTCGGCAAGACCGCATCGTGTGCGGCGATGGCGCTCACCGTCGGGTTCTACGTCTGGCCGCAGTACGCGCATGCGGTCGCGGTCGCCGCGGTGGTGGCACTGACCGCGGTCAACTATCGCGGCGTGCAGAAGTCGGCGCTCCTCACCCGGATCATCGTCGCGGTGGTGCTTGCTGTTCTCGCCGGAGTGATTGTCGCCGTGGGGTTTTCGGGTGTGGCCGAGACCGGGCGGCTGGCGCTCGGCGATGGGACGCTGCTCGGTGTGTTGCAGGCAGCCGGGCTGTTGTTCTTTGCATTCGCCGGATACGCCCGCATCGCGACGCTGGGCGAGGAGGTGCGCGACCCGGCCAGGACGATCCCGCGTGCCATTCCCATCGCGTTGGGGTTGACGCTCGTGGTGTATGCCGCGGTGGCCGTGACCGTGCTCAGTGTGCTCGGGCCCGACCGGTTGGCAACTGCCGCAGCACCATTGGCTGATGCGGTCCGCGCGGCCGGTGCGGGCTGGCTGGAGCCGGTGGTGCGCGCGGGTGCGGCGGTCGCCGCGCTGGGGTCGCTGCTGTCGCTGATCCTCGGGGTGTCGAGGACGACACTGGCGATGGCGCGTGACCGGCATCTGCCCGCCGGGCTGGCTGCGGTGCATCCGCGCTTCGGTGTGCCACACCGGGCCGAGGTGGCGGTCGGCGTGGTCGTCGCCGCACTGGCCGCGGTAGCCGATCTTCGCGGCGTGATCGGCTTTTCGTCGTTCGCCGTGCTGGTGTACTACGCGATCGCCAATGCCTCGGCATGGACTTTGGGGCTGCGCCGGGTGATCCCGGCCGCTGGACTGGTGGGGTGTGTGGTGCTGGCATTCGCGCTGCCGGCGCAATCCGTGGTTGTCGGGGCGGCGGTGCTGGTGCTGGGTGCGGTGGTCTACGCGGTGCGCCGGGCGCGGTAG